CGATTAAGGAAGGGAAGTTGGCGAAGTTTGGGGTGCGGACGCAGGAAGAGAGTGAGTATCCCCTGATCTGTCCTTTTTCCATTGAGCAGATTCTGGATGAGGATTTTTACGGGGATTAGGGAATAACAATGCCAAGGATTTAATATTTGCCGTCTTGTGCATTAAAGTTGTAATGTTTCTCGAAATCTTCACCCACTTCCTGAATTTCTGGATCTTGATGTTGTAACGCTCGTTTGATTAAGCGTTTGGCAAGATGATTATCGATATTAATATATAGTTCTAATAACCGTCGGTATTCCTCATCTGTTCCTTCTTCTAATAGCGATTCAGCTACAGCTTCGATATGAGTAGAAAGCCAAGAATGAGGTAGAGAGAGGATAGTCTGTCGAACTAACTCAATATCAGAATGTCCTACACTGGCCAATCTAACTAATTCATCAAAAAGTGTCTGACGTTCTGCTTCTGTCAAATATAGGCAGAGTTGAAGAGCAGTTACGCGCTCACTAGGATTGTGGAGAGCCTCTTTCAGAATTGAAAGTCGATCGCCAGACTGAGTTAAAAATTTTTGACGATGACTGAGCAATTGCTGCCAAAGCTCTACATTTGGTTGTGTAAATTGAGTTTCAAACATGATTTTATACCTTATATCGAATCTCTTTTTTACCCACATATACCCATCCACAATTCAGAAATTTCTCAACGAATTCTATAATCGGCATAGGGCGAATTGGATAGATTGTATGGTGAGTTAGTGAATGGGTTCCTCCTACCTCTTTGCCATCAGCGATAACTGCTAGTCCAGAAGGGAATCGAGTTCCTTTATCTAGTCTATAGTAATGCCCTGTTAAAGGGGCGTAACGGATATCAGCAAAGGTAGAAGCACCTGTTGGGGTTTGGGTAGGAACAACTAAATCGTTTATAAGAGTTAGATCTAAATTAGGACGAGGGGGACGAGGTGATATTTTGTTACAAAAGGCATAAAGCGTTATTGTTAGAATAACTGCTGGTTCAACCTCGTTACCTGGATTTTCGTCCTCGTTGTAACTCACTGATTCAAGACATAGGTGTTGATTGACTTAATTATCCTACCATTCCGACAAGATTATCGTCAGTGATTGGGTAACACCAGTACTCAATCAACTCGACTGTTCTCTGGTACTAGTTAAAAACATTGCGATAGAAGGCTAATTCACTCTCAAGAGCAGTTTTAATATTTGCAGCTATTCTAAAACCGTGTTGTTCTCCGGGAAAAGCAATATAAGTCACAGGGATTCCTTTAGCTTCTAAAGCTTTAACCATTTTTTCTGTTTGATTGGGAGGTACAACGCGATCCTCTAGTCCTTGTAAGAAAATAACGGGACAATTGAGTTGTTCAGTAAAGTTAATGGGCGATCGCTCTACATAAATAGCTTTAGCCTCTGGATAAGGACCAATCAAACCATCAAGATAACGAGACTCAAACTTGTGGGTATCTTGAGCTAAAGCCTCCAAATCGCTGACCCCATAATAACTCGCTCCGGCTTTAAAAGTATCGCGAAAAGTCAAAGCCGCCAGGGTTGTGTAACCTCCAGCACTACCACCAGTAATAGCTAGGCGTTGGGGGTCGACTTTTTGCTGTTGGACTAAGTATTTTGCCCCATTGACGCAATCATCTACGTCAACTACTCCCCATTGTTGAACTAAGCGTTGGCGATAATCTCTGCCGTATCCAGTGCTACCGCCGTAGTTAACATCTAGTACGGCAAAACCGCGACTCGTCCAATATTGAGTTTTTAAGCTCAAACTCGCTGAAGCTGGTGCGGTGGGACCTCCATGACTTTTGACAATCAAGGGAGGTAGGGAACCGGAGGGGGCTTGATAATCGGGGTTGTGGGGGGGATAGTACCAAGCATAGGCGGTTAAACCGTTAGCAGTGGGGAAAGCGAGCGCTTCGGGAACAGAAAGATAATCAGAAGGAATCTGAATTTGGCTGGATTTACGAATAATAGTACTAGTTTTTTCTCGCCAATCTAGCTCAATAATCGCGTTAGCTTGACTAAAAGAAGCAGCGATCAAGAGAGCGCGTTGTTGTTGTACCTGTACCGAGTAAATCTCACTATAAAGCAGATCCAGAGGGATAAACTGTCGGTTTTGGGTATTTAAATAAGCGAGATACCAGCGTCCCTGTTGAGTATAAGCACTAATGATTTCCGTCTCACTAGCAAAACTATAGAGGGAAATACCAAAAATCCAGTGAGGATAAGCAAACTCTGCATCCATTTCCCAAACACATTCAATCTCTCCATTAGGATTAAGACGATAGAGATTCCACCAGTTAGCGCGATCGCTTACAAAATAAAGTGTCCCTTGGGGAGACCATTCTGGTTGACATATAGATTCTGTGGTATTTCCTGCGATTTTGTGTAAGTCCTGAAAATTACCCTCTCTATTGAGATTCCCTAACCACAATTCTGTATGATCCCAGGGCATATTGGGGTGATTCCAGCTTAACCAGACTAGTTGAGTACCTTCTGGATTTAATCGCGGCGCGGCGTAGAAATCTGCACCTGAGACGAGGGTAGTAACCTCACCAGTAGTTAAATCTACCGCCACTAAACTATTTTCCGGTTCTTTAGTTTGGTGATCTTCACGGACACAGATTAAACGATTTCTCTGACTATCTAAAATTAAATCAGCGTAGCGTCGCTCAGATTCTATAGTAAGGCGTTTAGGTTGACCGTCTAGGGTTTGGTGATAAATACATTGATCGCTATAGTTGACGAAGAAAATATTACCCTGATTTACTAAAAAAGCGCCTCCTCCGTATTCGTGTACCCGCGTACGAATATTAAAAGGTGCAGGAGTTACTTCAATTATCTGTCCATCCCTAGTGCGTCTCATTAAAACATTGCGCCCTTGTTCTTGGGGTCGTGCTTCTAACCAGTAGATATCTTGCTCGTTAAAAGTAGTTGCTACTAGTCCAATTGTTCCAGCTACGATT
This genomic stretch from Gloeocapsa sp. PCC 73106 harbors:
- a CDS encoding S9 family peptidase produces the protein MTKIAPFGAWESPITADVIVAGTIGLVATTFNEQDIYWLEARPQEQGRNVLMRRTRDGQIIEVTPAPFNIRTRVHEYGGGAFLVNQGNIFFVNYSDQCIYHQTLDGQPKRLTIESERRYADLILDSQRNRLICVREDHQTKEPENSLVAVDLTTGEVTTLVSGADFYAAPRLNPEGTQLVWLSWNHPNMPWDHTELWLGNLNREGNFQDLHKIAGNTTESICQPEWSPQGTLYFVSDRANWWNLYRLNPNGEIECVWEMDAEFAYPHWIFGISLYSFASETEIISAYTQQGRWYLAYLNTQNRQFIPLDLLYSEIYSVQVQQQRALLIAASFSQANAIIELDWREKTSTIIRKSSQIQIPSDYLSVPEALAFPTANGLTAYAWYYPPHNPDYQAPSGSLPPLIVKSHGGPTAPASASLSLKTQYWTSRGFAVLDVNYGGSTGYGRDYRQRLVQQWGVVDVDDCVNGAKYLVQQQKVDPQRLAITGGSAGGYTTLAALTFRDTFKAGASYYGVSDLEALAQDTHKFESRYLDGLIGPYPEAKAIYVERSPINFTEQLNCPVIFLQGLEDRVVPPNQTEKMVKALEAKGIPVTYIAFPGEQHGFRIAANIKTALESELAFYRNVFN